The Pseudomonas kermanshahensis genome includes a window with the following:
- a CDS encoding antimicrobial resistance protein Mig-14: MLNHIQAFRERGWQVIDANAYAEAWARFGGSVATHPLVVEQLAELAQIPVRYLGWLQGGELKAAIPTWGRHLALSKDVLKRAGKKGLFDLGNAEIILPAAADAGAPLRHAARYLSELNQGRFTGLKAQTEQLAMARAHEDLSKKFRYNQRRELRLLEEAGGVVRPISDFDAGQIAAMYRDLFQRRWGFPATGAERIDEVLERLRELLIGSVLLLDDKPIAIQLVYRVEAPEWISVEYVNGGVDPETKAFSPGSVLSFLNTQAAWEDARARNKPLRFSFGRADREYKDRWCNPVPVFQA, translated from the coding sequence ATGCTCAATCATATTCAAGCCTTCCGCGAACGCGGCTGGCAAGTCATCGACGCCAACGCGTATGCCGAAGCCTGGGCACGGTTTGGCGGCAGCGTGGCTACGCACCCGCTGGTGGTCGAGCAGTTGGCCGAGCTGGCGCAAATTCCTGTGCGCTACCTGGGGTGGCTGCAAGGCGGCGAGCTGAAGGCAGCGATCCCCACTTGGGGCCGCCACCTGGCGCTGTCCAAGGACGTGCTCAAGCGTGCGGGCAAGAAAGGCCTGTTCGACCTCGGCAACGCCGAGATCATCCTGCCGGCCGCCGCCGATGCTGGCGCGCCACTGCGCCATGCCGCGCGTTACCTGTCCGAGCTGAACCAGGGCCGCTTCACTGGGCTCAAGGCGCAGACCGAGCAGTTGGCCATGGCCCGTGCCCACGAGGACCTGTCGAAGAAGTTTCGCTACAACCAGCGCCGCGAGTTGCGTTTGCTGGAAGAGGCGGGCGGGGTGGTGCGGCCGATCAGTGACTTTGACGCCGGCCAGATTGCCGCCATGTACCGTGACCTGTTCCAGCGTCGCTGGGGCTTTCCGGCCACCGGTGCCGAGCGCATTGACGAGGTGCTCGAGCGTTTGCGCGAGCTGTTGATCGGTTCGGTGCTGCTGCTCGACGACAAGCCCATCGCGATTCAGTTGGTGTATCGCGTCGAGGCGCCCGAGTGGATCAGCGTCGAGTACGTCAATGGCGGTGTCGACCCGGAAACCAAGGCGTTCAGCCCCGGTAGCGTGCTGAGCTTCCTGAATACCCAGGCGGCCTGGGAAGACGCCCGGGCGCGTAACAAACCCCTGCGGTTCTCGTTCGGTCGCGCCGACCGCGAGTACAAGGACCGCTGGTGCAACCCCGTGCCGGTGTTTCAGGCGTGA